In one Chitinophaga sancti genomic region, the following are encoded:
- a CDS encoding Gfo/Idh/MocA family protein, producing the protein MVHEKNTPGNQVSRRSFLKDGALAAAGFMIVPRHVLGGKGFIAPSDRLRVAGIGVGGKGESDLEEIAKGPSDIAYLCDVDTRRAANSVKRFPKAKFYKDFREMLDKEHKNIDAVTVSTPDHQHAVAAMAAMQLGKHVYVQKPLTHDIYEARMLTEAAKKYKVVTQMGNQGSSGEGVRLLREWYDAGTIGDVHTVYCYTDRPVWPQGIPWSDMKAPVPPELDWDLWLGTAPYKDYIDKLVPFNWRGWWDYGTGALGDMGCHIIEPPFRILGLGSPKSVECSVGSVYVDEFKRGYFPESCPPSSHVILKFEDHKGKEVTLHWMDGGIQPERPEELGSNEVMGDGGNGAIFVGTKGKMMCGTYGRDPKLLPTSRTEQVKVPQKYARVPEGHYVQWVNAAIAGYNSDKNKAISSPFSIAGPLTEALLMANLSIRSFDIRKEENGKTSYPGRYVKLLWDNKNMKVTNFDEANQFVKRTYRQGWSLGV; encoded by the coding sequence ATGGTCCACGAAAAAAACACCCCGGGAAACCAGGTTTCCCGTCGATCGTTCCTGAAAGATGGCGCGCTTGCAGCCGCAGGATTTATGATCGTACCTCGTCACGTATTAGGTGGAAAAGGATTCATTGCACCCAGTGATCGCTTGCGTGTAGCCGGTATTGGTGTTGGCGGTAAGGGAGAAAGCGATCTTGAGGAAATAGCAAAAGGCCCTTCTGACATAGCCTACCTCTGCGATGTGGACACCCGTCGTGCAGCAAATTCTGTAAAGCGCTTTCCCAAAGCGAAGTTTTACAAAGACTTCAGGGAGATGCTCGACAAGGAGCATAAGAACATAGATGCGGTTACGGTGTCCACACCTGACCACCAGCATGCTGTTGCCGCCATGGCCGCTATGCAGCTGGGCAAACACGTTTATGTGCAAAAGCCCCTCACCCACGACATCTATGAAGCGCGCATGCTTACTGAAGCAGCCAAAAAGTACAAAGTGGTGACCCAGATGGGTAACCAGGGCTCCAGCGGCGAGGGCGTACGCCTGCTGCGTGAATGGTATGATGCCGGCACTATTGGCGATGTACACACCGTATATTGCTATACTGACAGACCTGTATGGCCACAGGGTATTCCCTGGTCAGATATGAAAGCTCCTGTGCCACCGGAACTGGATTGGGATCTGTGGTTAGGTACTGCTCCTTACAAAGATTATATTGATAAACTCGTTCCGTTCAACTGGCGTGGCTGGTGGGATTACGGTACCGGGGCATTGGGTGATATGGGGTGCCACATTATCGAACCTCCTTTCCGCATCCTTGGCCTGGGCTCTCCAAAGTCAGTAGAATGTAGTGTTGGTAGCGTATATGTAGATGAATTTAAGAGAGGCTATTTCCCTGAAAGCTGTCCTCCATCCTCACATGTAATCCTGAAATTTGAAGACCATAAAGGCAAGGAAGTAACCCTCCACTGGATGGATGGTGGGATCCAGCCTGAAAGACCGGAAGAACTGGGGTCTAATGAAGTAATGGGCGATGGTGGTAACGGTGCCATCTTCGTTGGTACAAAAGGCAAAATGATGTGTGGCACCTATGGCCGCGATCCTAAATTGCTGCCTACCAGCCGTACAGAGCAGGTAAAGGTACCACAGAAATATGCACGCGTGCCGGAAGGTCACTATGTACAATGGGTAAATGCGGCTATTGCTGGTTATAACAGTGATAAGAATAAGGCGATTTCTTCTCCTTTCTCTATTGCAGGTCCATTGACAGAAGCTTTGCTGATGGCGAACCTGTCAATCAGAAGCTTTGACATCCGCAAGGAAGAAAATGGTAAAACCTCCTACCCTGGCCGTTATGTAAAACTGCTGTGGGATAATAAAAACATGAAGGTGACTAATTTTGACGAAGCCAATCAGTTCGTAAAGAGAACTTATCGTCAGGGATGGAGCCTGGGTGTATAA
- a CDS encoding gluconokinase, with protein MAYIIGVDIGTSSAKVIAVKEDGSVKAHCQQEYTIHQPQAGYSEQDPAYILAAVKSGIRSVATIMREAPAAVSFSSAMHSVMMMSGQGAAMSPLIIWADNRSEGIADRLRDTPQGNRIYQQTGTPIHAMSPLCKIMWWKENEPENHRQAACFIGIKEYIFYHFFGKYITDHSIASATGLFNIHELRWNADSLALAGITEKQLPEAVGSETIITGLDPAIAAELDLPVETKFIAGASDGCLAQLGSNALDAGHASLTIGTSGAVRMAVPTAMTDQYKRLFTYILTPGHFVIGGAINNGGVLLQWYLDKFLQAGMSIDVGLQKAFDTPAGAEGVICLPYLHGERAPVWDGHAKGAFIGVQPQHTQWHFMRAILEGMAYGLLNITKALEETTGAVKKISVSGGFTASKEWVQLLADVFQQPMYMTKESDASALGAVLLAAEAIKLTITLAAQEEIEVVPDPAKAALYQKSYEIYIKLYEALKPVFPIM; from the coding sequence ATGGCATACATCATTGGAGTAGATATAGGAACCAGCAGCGCCAAAGTGATCGCTGTAAAAGAAGATGGGAGCGTGAAGGCGCACTGCCAGCAGGAATATACCATTCACCAGCCGCAGGCAGGGTATAGTGAACAGGATCCCGCATACATACTGGCAGCCGTGAAGAGCGGGATCAGAAGTGTAGCTACTATCATGAGGGAGGCACCCGCCGCCGTATCATTCAGTAGTGCCATGCATAGCGTGATGATGATGTCCGGGCAGGGAGCCGCTATGAGCCCATTAATTATCTGGGCAGACAACAGGAGTGAGGGCATTGCAGACCGGCTCAGAGACACTCCGCAAGGCAATCGTATCTATCAGCAAACCGGTACGCCTATCCATGCCATGAGTCCATTGTGCAAGATCATGTGGTGGAAAGAAAACGAACCTGAAAACCACCGGCAGGCCGCCTGCTTCATCGGCATCAAAGAATATATCTTCTATCATTTCTTCGGTAAGTATATCACTGATCATTCCATAGCTTCGGCTACAGGCTTATTTAATATCCATGAGCTGCGCTGGAATGCAGATTCACTGGCGCTGGCAGGCATCACCGAAAAGCAGTTGCCGGAAGCTGTGGGTAGTGAGACCATTATCACAGGCCTGGACCCCGCCATAGCTGCGGAGCTGGATCTGCCTGTGGAAACGAAGTTTATAGCCGGTGCCAGCGATGGCTGCCTGGCGCAGTTAGGAAGCAATGCCCTCGATGCTGGTCATGCCTCCCTGACGATTGGCACCAGCGGAGCAGTGAGAATGGCTGTACCTACGGCTATGACAGATCAGTATAAGCGCTTGTTCACTTATATCCTGACCCCGGGTCATTTTGTAATAGGAGGTGCTATAAACAATGGTGGTGTATTACTCCAGTGGTACCTGGATAAATTCCTGCAAGCGGGTATGAGTATAGATGTGGGTTTACAAAAAGCTTTCGATACCCCTGCCGGCGCCGAAGGTGTGATCTGCCTGCCTTACCTGCATGGAGAGAGAGCCCCGGTATGGGATGGGCATGCAAAAGGAGCTTTTATTGGCGTACAGCCACAGCACACCCAATGGCATTTTATGAGAGCGATCCTGGAAGGGATGGCATATGGACTATTGAATATTACGAAAGCGCTGGAGGAGACAACAGGAGCAGTGAAAAAAATCTCTGTAAGCGGAGGCTTTACTGCTTCAAAAGAGTGGGTGCAATTACTGGCAGATGTATTTCAACAACCTATGTACATGACAAAGGAAAGTGATGCATCGGCATTGGGAGCTGTATTGCTGGCGGCGGAGGCCATAAAGCTTACCATTACACTGGCCGCACAGGAGGAGATCGAAGTGGTGCCGGATCCAGCCAAAGCAGCGCTCTACCAAAAATCTTATGAGATCTATATAAAACTATACGAGGCGCTAAAACCCGTATTTCCCATAATGTAA
- the ltrA gene encoding group II intron reverse transcriptase/maturase, with amino-acid sequence MLEEILDIRNVQKAFKQVTANKGAGGIDGMQTDELRDYLNTNWQTLRTSILEGRYGPQAVKKVEIDKENGGGKRMLGIPTVIDRLITQSISQWLSPQYEGEFSNYSYGFRENRNAHQALYQAQTNLNDGYEWVVELDLDKFFDRVNHDRLMSLLAQKIADKRTLKLLRSYLNCGMMENGVVIERKEGTPQGSPLSPLLSNIVLNELDKELEARSHRFVRYCDDCSIYVKSEKSATRVLSTITEFIEKKLKLKVNRTKSKVSRPIESTLLGFSFYRREKGWAVRIASKSLRKIKEKMKDQTQRKAPGKVKDKIKKMEAIIVGWVNYFRIATAKSRMEELDRLVRTRLRMGIWKQWKRPSTRWKNLKMLGINVGKAYEWSNSRKGYCRIANSAILHRALNNDYFTKQGYVGFANHYYWKTTHQTKLF; translated from the coding sequence ATGCTGGAAGAAATATTAGATATCCGCAATGTACAAAAAGCCTTTAAGCAGGTAACTGCCAATAAAGGAGCGGGGGGTATAGATGGTATGCAGACCGATGAACTTCGTGACTACCTGAATACGAACTGGCAGACGTTGCGGACCAGTATTTTAGAAGGCAGGTACGGCCCCCAGGCAGTTAAGAAAGTAGAAATAGACAAGGAAAATGGCGGCGGTAAAAGAATGTTGGGAATACCTACTGTAATCGACAGGCTAATTACCCAGTCAATATCCCAATGGCTAAGCCCACAGTATGAAGGAGAGTTTTCCAATTATAGCTATGGGTTTAGAGAAAACCGGAACGCTCATCAGGCATTGTATCAGGCACAAACAAACCTGAACGACGGCTATGAATGGGTAGTGGAGTTGGACTTAGACAAGTTTTTCGATCGGGTGAACCATGACCGGCTAATGTCGCTTCTGGCCCAAAAGATAGCTGACAAGAGGACGCTGAAACTACTGCGCTCATACCTGAATTGCGGGATGATGGAAAATGGGGTTGTGATAGAACGTAAGGAAGGCACTCCTCAAGGCAGCCCTCTCTCCCCCCTGCTGAGCAACATTGTTTTAAACGAACTGGACAAAGAGTTAGAGGCAAGAAGCCACCGGTTTGTACGGTATTGCGATGACTGTAGCATCTACGTGAAAAGTGAAAAGTCAGCGACGCGCGTGCTGTCAACAATCACCGAGTTCATAGAAAAGAAGCTAAAGCTAAAAGTAAACCGTACAAAAAGTAAAGTGAGCCGTCCGATAGAGAGTACGCTTCTGGGTTTCTCTTTTTATCGAAGAGAGAAAGGGTGGGCAGTGCGCATTGCATCTAAATCGCTGAGAAAGATTAAAGAGAAGATGAAGGATCAAACGCAGCGTAAAGCCCCCGGCAAAGTGAAAGACAAGATAAAGAAGATGGAGGCCATAATAGTAGGTTGGGTGAATTACTTTCGGATAGCCACGGCCAAAAGCAGAATGGAAGAACTGGACAGGTTGGTAAGAACACGTCTAAGAATGGGAATATGGAAACAATGGAAAAGGCCATCAACACGGTGGAAAAACCTGAAAATGTTGGGAATTAATGTGGGTAAAGCTTATGAGTGGAGCAACAGTCGTAAAGGCTACTGCCGCATTGCAAACAGTGCAATACTGCACCGAGCCTTGAACAACGACTACTTTACTAAACAAGGGTATGTAGGGTTCGCCAATCACTATTACTGGAAAACAACTCACCAAACTAAGTTATTCTGA
- the mutL gene encoding DNA mismatch repair endonuclease MutL, translating to MANIINLLPDNIANQIAAGEVIQRPASAVKELLENAVDAGATEVQLIIRDAGKELVQVIDNGKGMSEADARMCFERHATSKIQTIEDLFQIRTMGFRGEALASIAAVSQVELKTRMRGTDIGTYIEIDNSAVRKQEPCQTAEGTSIAMKNLFFNVPARRNFLKSNAAEMRHIVDEFIRIAMAFPQIQFTLLNNTQQLFYLEKGSLKQRVIAILGQHYNSRLVSVKESTDYMDVHGFVGKPDAAKKTRGDQFFFVNNRFIKSPYLNHAIMTAYADIIPADSFPLYVLFIDLDPGHVDINVHPTKQEIKFDDEKVMYAFVQSAVKHSLAQFNVMPTLNFELDPEIQQLESVSQPFTAERQEQSATSSLYKTFTQANQAHVIDKSSNLKHWKDLYDIGKSSSDSSSSYSEERETTLTQPLAAVGFESRSSTASVIDERWQDNTMDQKVPVQVHQQFILSQIKSGFILIDQQAAHERILYERYLRALQETPVPAQQSLFPQTLQLPPADAALISEMLPDLQVLGYDLEPFGTNTFVVRGTPADIQSGNEQASIEGLLEQFKHYSSELKVNKREQLVRSMARNNAIPSGRSLTTKEMQNIIDELFACAMPNAAPGGKYTYISFKLTDLAKMFGG from the coding sequence GTGGCGAACATTATCAATCTATTACCAGACAACATAGCCAATCAAATCGCAGCAGGTGAGGTGATCCAAAGGCCGGCTTCAGCAGTGAAAGAACTGTTGGAAAATGCGGTGGATGCTGGTGCAACGGAAGTTCAACTAATCATCAGGGATGCCGGGAAGGAACTGGTACAGGTAATTGATAATGGTAAAGGAATGAGTGAAGCAGATGCCCGCATGTGTTTCGAGAGGCATGCCACCTCTAAAATCCAGACCATTGAAGACTTGTTCCAGATCAGGACGATGGGCTTCCGGGGTGAAGCATTGGCTTCAATAGCCGCCGTATCGCAGGTTGAACTGAAAACCAGGATGCGCGGCACAGACATAGGTACTTATATCGAGATCGACAATAGTGCCGTCAGGAAACAGGAACCCTGCCAAACGGCGGAAGGAACCTCTATTGCGATGAAGAACCTGTTCTTCAACGTACCAGCCCGGCGTAACTTCCTGAAAAGCAATGCAGCCGAGATGAGACACATCGTAGATGAGTTCATCCGGATAGCCATGGCTTTTCCGCAAATCCAGTTTACACTCCTGAACAATACACAACAGCTCTTTTACCTTGAAAAAGGATCCCTGAAGCAGCGCGTGATTGCCATCCTCGGCCAGCACTACAATTCCAGGCTGGTGAGTGTAAAGGAAAGTACTGACTATATGGACGTGCACGGGTTTGTAGGTAAACCGGATGCTGCCAAGAAAACCAGGGGCGACCAGTTTTTCTTTGTGAACAACCGTTTTATCAAGAGCCCTTATCTGAACCATGCGATCATGACAGCCTATGCTGATATAATCCCGGCAGATAGCTTCCCCTTATACGTACTCTTCATAGACCTCGATCCGGGGCATGTGGATATCAACGTACACCCGACCAAACAGGAAATCAAATTCGACGATGAGAAGGTCATGTATGCTTTTGTACAGTCAGCTGTCAAGCATTCACTGGCACAATTCAATGTGATGCCAACCCTCAACTTCGAACTGGATCCTGAAATTCAGCAACTGGAATCTGTGAGCCAGCCGTTTACGGCCGAGCGCCAGGAACAGTCCGCGACCTCCTCTCTGTACAAAACCTTTACCCAGGCCAATCAGGCACATGTGATCGACAAGAGCAGCAACCTGAAACACTGGAAAGACCTGTACGATATTGGCAAATCATCTTCCGACAGCTCCTCCTCATACAGCGAAGAACGTGAAACGACCCTGACACAGCCCTTAGCTGCTGTGGGCTTCGAAAGCAGGTCAAGTACCGCCTCCGTGATCGACGAGCGCTGGCAGGACAATACCATGGATCAGAAAGTACCGGTTCAGGTACATCAGCAGTTCATTCTTTCCCAGATCAAGTCAGGATTTATCCTGATCGATCAGCAGGCCGCACACGAGCGCATTCTCTACGAACGCTACCTCCGTGCCCTGCAGGAAACACCGGTACCGGCACAGCAAAGCCTGTTCCCACAGACCCTGCAACTGCCTCCAGCCGATGCTGCACTGATCAGCGAAATGCTGCCTGATCTGCAGGTACTGGGTTACGACCTGGAACCATTCGGCACCAATACCTTTGTAGTAAGAGGTACCCCGGCCGATATCCAGAGCGGCAACGAACAGGCCAGCATCGAAGGACTGCTGGAACAGTTCAAACACTACAGTAGCGAACTGAAAGTGAATAAGCGGGAACAACTCGTAAGGTCCATGGCAAGAAACAATGCCATCCCTTCCGGCAGATCGCTGACGACAAAAGAAATGCAGAATATTATAGACGAGCTTTTTGCCTGTGCGATGCCTAATGCAGCACCCGGTGGGAAGTATACTTATATATCATTTAAACTAACGGACCTCGCTAAGATGTTCGGCGGTTGA
- the msrB gene encoding peptide-methionine (R)-S-oxide reductase MsrB — protein sequence MEDEKKSDVYSRTDTNKVSLTNEEWQKRLTPEVYHIAREKGTEWAFTGKYWNSKDNGTYYCAACGNPLFISNAKFESSCGWPSFFEPVTKGSLIYAPDNSHGMHRTEVMCGRCKAHLGHVFDDGPPPTGLRYCINSVILDFEGDK from the coding sequence ATGGAAGACGAAAAAAAGAGTGACGTATATTCCCGGACGGATACCAACAAGGTGAGTCTGACTAACGAAGAATGGCAAAAACGCTTAACTCCTGAAGTGTATCATATAGCCCGGGAGAAAGGCACAGAATGGGCTTTTACAGGCAAATACTGGAATTCAAAAGATAATGGCACTTACTATTGTGCCGCCTGCGGTAACCCATTGTTCATATCCAATGCTAAGTTCGAAAGTAGCTGCGGCTGGCCCAGTTTCTTCGAACCTGTGACCAAAGGCAGCCTGATCTACGCCCCGGATAACTCCCATGGTATGCACCGGACAGAGGTCATGTGTGGTCGCTGCAAAGCCCACCTCGGACACGTATTCGACGACGGTCCTCCTCCTACAGGCTTACGCTATTGCATCAACTCTGTCATCCTCGACTTCGAAGGAGACAAGTAA
- a CDS encoding YciI family protein — MYLILLQYIRPVAAIEHYMEQHRAFLDKFYKSGKFILAGRRKPKSGGLIICKASSRREVEEIMSEDPLDKFQLALYEIIEFEPTSYVHELQAYLS, encoded by the coding sequence ATGTACCTGATCCTGTTACAATATATCAGACCTGTAGCTGCCATAGAACATTATATGGAGCAGCACAGAGCATTTCTTGACAAATTCTATAAGAGCGGCAAATTTATTTTGGCCGGTCGCAGGAAACCTAAATCCGGGGGCCTGATCATTTGCAAAGCTTCGAGCCGCAGAGAAGTAGAGGAAATTATGAGCGAAGATCCATTGGACAAGTTCCAGCTGGCGCTATATGAGATCATAGAATTTGAGCCTACATCTTACGTCCACGAGTTGCAGGCTTACCTGTCGTAA
- a CDS encoding DUF4836 family protein has translation MTKMFSKVLLTAVTAAVMLSACSKVPDQSKYIPKTAGVVLSINSKQITNKLVTNGLTMEKMFSALQDKDTANPAMKAWKDAENSGVDLQNNFFVSVVFNSSNQSYVTITGGLKDAAKFEAYLKKNLSSFTLQKKNDFQYVWEADQSALIGWNKETVIYLRGVDANKLKNGGLPGGMPGGLPGGFDEDDSSAVDSAVATQVRYETPDAEATWVAEADHLFHLKKDESAADISAFHDLLKNNADLSVYVNPEPMYASQGAAIPANLKQLLQGSYYTGAVNFEKGKVIMDGVSYAGKDLSDIYKKYGKTEADVKLLEQYPSDNILGFMVYGFDFRMIGDIVKATGLDGMANISLRMYSGNQNLTLDDILNAFNGQMFFAASDLNVKNTPSTVVPGESNTRTDVKWVFAMKVGDKAAFEKVMGTPALQTFITKQGNKYVLAPMMQQPGMPALSIDDKLITVANDQPTLDAYLGGKGKAGGLDNSFVSKIKGNPMGAYINFEKIAAAIPDNEIPESGKAIAGQVKGLLKDATALTHPFDGKAQHTEVVLNFKKQEENSLVQLVNLGTNVAKMVKEEKKADTSVVY, from the coding sequence ATGACAAAGATGTTTTCCAAGGTTTTGTTAACTGCTGTTACAGCAGCAGTTATGTTGTCTGCATGTTCGAAAGTACCCGATCAGAGCAAATACATTCCCAAAACTGCGGGCGTGGTGCTGAGCATCAACAGCAAGCAGATCACTAATAAACTGGTGACAAATGGTCTGACCATGGAGAAAATGTTCTCCGCATTGCAAGACAAGGATACCGCTAATCCAGCGATGAAAGCATGGAAAGATGCTGAAAACTCGGGTGTGGACCTTCAAAATAATTTCTTCGTATCGGTTGTATTCAACAGTAGCAACCAGTCTTACGTAACCATCACCGGTGGACTGAAAGACGCTGCTAAGTTTGAAGCTTACCTGAAAAAGAACCTGTCCAGCTTTACCCTGCAAAAGAAAAACGATTTTCAGTATGTATGGGAAGCTGACCAGAGTGCTTTGATCGGCTGGAACAAAGAAACTGTTATTTACCTCCGTGGTGTAGATGCCAACAAACTGAAGAATGGCGGTCTTCCCGGTGGTATGCCAGGCGGTCTTCCCGGCGGATTCGATGAAGACGACAGCAGTGCTGTAGACAGCGCAGTAGCTACACAGGTGCGCTACGAAACACCAGATGCTGAAGCTACCTGGGTAGCAGAAGCCGATCACCTCTTCCACCTGAAGAAAGATGAATCTGCTGCTGATATCAGCGCTTTTCATGACCTGCTCAAGAACAACGCTGACCTGAGCGTATATGTAAACCCGGAGCCAATGTATGCTTCACAGGGTGCTGCCATTCCTGCCAACCTGAAGCAATTGCTGCAGGGTAGCTACTACACCGGTGCTGTAAACTTTGAAAAAGGTAAAGTGATAATGGATGGCGTTTCTTATGCCGGTAAAGACCTCTCTGATATCTACAAGAAGTATGGTAAAACTGAAGCAGATGTAAAACTGCTGGAGCAATATCCTTCTGACAATATCTTAGGCTTCATGGTATACGGTTTCGACTTCCGCATGATAGGCGATATCGTAAAAGCAACCGGCCTGGATGGTATGGCAAATATCAGTCTCCGTATGTACTCCGGCAATCAGAACCTGACCCTGGATGATATCCTGAATGCTTTCAACGGCCAGATGTTCTTTGCAGCTTCTGACCTGAATGTTAAAAACACACCAAGCACAGTAGTACCTGGCGAATCTAACACCAGAACCGATGTGAAATGGGTATTTGCAATGAAAGTAGGCGATAAGGCTGCTTTTGAAAAAGTAATGGGCACACCGGCACTGCAGACATTTATTACCAAACAGGGTAATAAATATGTACTCGCACCGATGATGCAACAGCCAGGTATGCCTGCACTGTCAATCGACGATAAACTGATCACTGTAGCAAACGATCAGCCTACCCTGGACGCCTACCTGGGCGGCAAAGGAAAAGCGGGTGGTCTGGACAATAGCTTCGTAAGCAAGATCAAAGGCAACCCAATGGGTGCTTATATCAACTTCGAGAAGATTGCAGCAGCCATCCCTGACAACGAAATTCCTGAAAGTGGTAAAGCAATCGCTGGTCAGGTAAAAGGCCTGCTGAAAGATGCAACTGCCCTGACTCATCCCTTCGACGGTAAGGCACAGCATACAGAAGTCGTGCTGAACTTCAAGAAACAGGAGGAAAACAGCCTGGTACAACTGGTAAACCTGGGTACCAATGTTGCTAAAATGGTAAAGGAAGAAAAGAAGGCAGATACTTCCGTAGTATACTAA
- a CDS encoding ATP-binding cassette domain-containing protein, producing the protein MQLQLENLVPIPLREKILQRTSEIWNQAVTFTPGNFVKIKAPSGTGKTTLVHYLYNIRNDYTGKVLVDGQPWDAYKKDQIASMRQQQLSVVFQDLRIFEQLTAVENIELKRVMLPQPYCSAEKVAEMAARLNVTHILNQSGKTLSYGERQRIAIIRALVQPFEWLIMDEPFSHLDDANAQMAADLIAEECRARKAGFILTDLDHDNRFAYDIQFNL; encoded by the coding sequence ATGCAGTTACAATTAGAAAACCTGGTTCCCATTCCTCTCAGGGAAAAAATCCTGCAGCGAACTTCGGAAATATGGAACCAGGCCGTTACATTCACTCCCGGCAATTTTGTTAAGATCAAGGCTCCATCCGGCACAGGCAAGACCACCCTGGTTCATTACCTGTACAACATCCGGAACGATTACACCGGAAAGGTACTGGTGGATGGCCAACCCTGGGATGCTTATAAAAAAGACCAGATAGCAAGCATGCGCCAACAACAGCTCAGCGTTGTTTTCCAGGACCTGCGCATTTTTGAACAACTTACCGCAGTGGAAAATATAGAGCTCAAAAGAGTCATGCTCCCTCAGCCATACTGCAGCGCCGAAAAGGTAGCAGAAATGGCAGCACGCCTGAACGTAACTCACATCCTGAACCAAAGTGGCAAGACCTTATCTTACGGAGAACGTCAGCGTATCGCTATCATCCGCGCACTGGTACAACCATTCGAATGGCTCATTATGGATGAACCCTTCAGTCACCTCGACGATGCAAATGCACAAATGGCTGCTGACCTGATCGCAGAAGAATGCCGCGCCCGCAAAGCCGGATTTATTTTAACAGACCTGGACCATGACAACAGGTTTGCTTACGATATACAATTCAATCTATGA
- a CDS encoding FtsX-like permease family protein has protein sequence MKQSFFGLLKKIIQTGIGKGRLLMATTGLGIAMLLLLLSIQMHTDFDQLLYNQQNQNESVDFLVINKKITNDMMGQSDKSVFTPQEIADIKKQPFTAAFGFITANQYKVTAAAPGDLHFYTEMFFEAVPDTFIDVKSEDWKWQAGDNTIPIILPNDFLNLYNFGYALSQGLPQISQETIKALPMKITISKGLLTQEFTGRIVGFSDRITSFLVPGSFMEWANGKFGNGVEIAPSRVIIKTKDPSNPVLVKYLEDKGYSTNQDKLKYSKTKVIVQTIVSVIGFFGLILLIFALLVFSMFIQVVIASCKREIQLLVTLGTAPRQLQRYLMRQFVPLYIFTTIISLLFITLLQWKAAAILANMKLSVSSWISPATGGAALLVMVLVYIVNLQSVKRYINEIS, from the coding sequence ATGAAGCAATCGTTTTTCGGCTTACTCAAAAAGATCATCCAGACAGGCATAGGCAAAGGTCGCCTGTTGATGGCGACTACCGGCCTGGGTATTGCTATGCTCCTCCTGCTGCTGTCTATACAAATGCATACGGACTTTGACCAGTTGCTCTACAACCAGCAGAACCAGAATGAAAGCGTAGACTTCCTCGTTATCAATAAGAAGATCACCAACGATATGATGGGGCAGTCAGACAAAAGTGTGTTTACCCCACAGGAAATTGCCGATATCAAAAAGCAGCCATTCACCGCTGCTTTTGGCTTTATCACCGCTAACCAATATAAGGTGACCGCTGCTGCTCCCGGCGATCTGCACTTCTATACCGAAATGTTTTTTGAAGCCGTTCCCGATACCTTCATCGATGTAAAAAGTGAAGACTGGAAATGGCAGGCAGGTGATAATACCATTCCTATTATCCTGCCAAATGACTTTCTCAACCTGTACAATTTTGGCTATGCCCTGAGCCAGGGATTGCCACAAATATCCCAGGAGACCATCAAGGCACTCCCTATGAAGATCACGATTTCCAAAGGCCTGCTTACACAAGAATTCACAGGCAGGATCGTAGGCTTCTCAGACAGAATTACTTCCTTCCTCGTACCCGGCAGTTTTATGGAATGGGCGAACGGAAAGTTTGGTAACGGGGTAGAAATTGCTCCCAGCCGCGTCATCATCAAAACAAAAGATCCGTCCAATCCTGTGTTGGTAAAATACCTGGAAGATAAAGGCTATAGCACAAACCAGGATAAACTCAAATACAGCAAAACCAAGGTGATCGTACAAACCATCGTATCCGTGATCGGTTTCTTTGGGTTGATCTTATTAATTTTTGCACTGTTAGTTTTCAGTATGTTTATACAGGTAGTGATTGCCAGCTGCAAGCGGGAAATACAATTGCTGGTAACCCTCGGAACCGCACCCCGTCAACTGCAGCGATACCTGATGCGACAATTCGTGCCTTTGTATATATTTACAACAATAATTTCGCTCTTATTCATCACCTTGCTGCAATGGAAAGCAGCGGCCATCCTCGCAAACATGAAGCTCTCTGTATCTTCATGGATCAGCCCTGCTACAGGCGGTGCAGCCCTGCTGGTAATGGTACTGGTGTATATTGTAAACCTGCAGAGCGTGAAGAGATATATCAACGAGATCAGTTAA
- a CDS encoding Dabb family protein, with product MFVHVVNFYLKADLSAADIKAFEAGVKSLSAVETLVTFNVGKPADTDRPVIVKDYSYCLLTAFNDEAGHETYQVHPVHLAFVENCKHLWEKVVIFDSESF from the coding sequence ATGTTTGTACACGTTGTAAATTTTTATCTGAAAGCAGATCTTTCGGCAGCTGATATCAAAGCATTTGAAGCGGGTGTAAAATCACTCAGTGCGGTGGAAACGCTCGTGACTTTCAATGTAGGTAAACCTGCAGATACCGACAGACCAGTGATTGTAAAGGATTACAGCTACTGTCTGCTCACCGCGTTCAATGACGAAGCAGGGCACGAAACCTACCAGGTACACCCGGTGCACCTGGCTTTCGTAGAAAACTGCAAACACCTGTGGGAAAAGGTAGTGATCTTCGATTCAGAATCTTTCTAA